One genomic window of Cannabis sativa cultivar Pink pepper isolate KNU-18-1 chromosome 2, ASM2916894v1, whole genome shotgun sequence includes the following:
- the LOC133034525 gene encoding uncharacterized protein LOC133034525 produces the protein MEISHFASKLKALKLELSDDLLVHLVLISLPPQFSQFKGKKRKNEATKDKGPAHKKQTQANNDDACFFCNMKGHMKKECAKYIAWRAKKGTFLTLVYSEVNLASVPRNTWWLDFGATTNISVSMQGCLSYRKPNDDERSIYVGDGKLVNVEAVSLSINSNTVGTGSLMVYDKLYLFDTVASYNETLNVESRGTKRKMDNEKSSSLWHKRLGHISKNRVERLVSDGILDSIDFSDFDVCIECIKGKQTKTKKLGVKRAIDVLELIHTDICGPFPTPSWNGQQYFVSSIDDYSRYAYLFLLHEKSQVLDVLKSFKAEVENQLSKRIKQIRSDRGGEYYGRYDGSAEARPYRPNEKKLEPKTVSSYFIGYSERSRDFKFYDPKVKNIFETRTAKFFEDTEFGGEIRLKTLFLRRI, from the exons atggaaattTCTCACTTTGCTTCAAAGTTGAAGGCACTAAAGCTTGAGCTTTCTGATGACTTGCTTGTGCATTTAGTGCTTATCTCTCTTCCTCCACAATTCAGTCAATTTAAG ggcaagaaaagaaagaatgaggCTACTAAGGATAAAGGTCCTGCACATAAGAAACAAACTCAAGCCAATAATGATGATGCTTGTTTCTTTTGTAACATGAAGGGACACATGAAGAAGGAATGTGCTAAGTACATTGCATGGCGAGCAAAGAAAGGTACATTTCTTACTTTGGTCTATTCTGAGGTAAATTTAGCTTCAGTACCGagaaacacttggtggttaGATTTCGGTGCTACTACTAACATcagtgtttctatgcagggttgcctgagTTACCGAAAGCCAAATGATGATGAAAGAAGCATTTATGTGGGAGATGGCAAGTTGGTGAATGTGGAAGCAGTAAG tttatctattaattcaaatactgTTGGAACTGGTTCTCTTATGGTTTATGACAAGTTATATTTGTTTGACACCGTTGCTTCTTATAATGAAACCTTGAATGTGGAATCACGTGGTACTAAGCGTAAAATGGATAATGAAAAATCAAGTTCCTTATGGCACAAACGGTTAGGTCACATCTCTAAAAATAGAGTTGAGCGACTTGTGTCTGATGGAATTTTAGATTCAATTGATTTTTCAGACTTTGATGTTTGCATTGAATGCATCAAAGGCAAACAGACAAAAACAAAGAAATTAGGTGTGAAAAGAGCTATAGATGTCTTAGAGTTGATACAtacagatatttgtgggccatttcctacaccttcttggaatggtcaacaaTATTTTGTATCAtccatagatgattactcaagatATGCGTACCTATTTCTACTTCATGAAAAGTCTCAAGTCTTGGATGTGTTAAAATCTTTTAAggctgaagttgagaatcaacttagcaaAAGAATAAAGCAAATCAGGTCTGAccgtggtggtgagtactatgGCAGATATGACGGATCAG ctgaggcTAGGCCTTATAGGCCAAATGAAAAGAAGCTGGAACCCAAAACTGTGagcagctactttattggaTATTCTGAACGATCTAGGGATttcaagttttatgatcccaaagTAAAGAATATATTTGAAACGAGAACTGCAAAGTTCTTTGAGGATACTGAGTTTGGGGGAGAAATACGGTTAAAGACTTTGTTTTTGAGGAGGATTTAG